The following are from one region of the Achromobacter xylosoxidans genome:
- a CDS encoding NYN domain-containing protein produces the protein MNTPNENVSMALFCDFENVALGVRDTKYQKFDIRPVLERLLLKGSIVVKKAYCDWERYKEFKAPMHEANFELIEIPHVRQSGKNSADIRLVVDALDFCYTKSHVNTFVIISGDSDFSPLVSKLRENNKKVIGVGVKQSTSDLLIANCDEFIFYDDLAREGQRAADARRDNRGGAAAGQQRRTPDEERRRKEELEARKTQAVEMVAETFEALMAERGDSGKIWASALKDALKRRRPDFNESYYGFRAFGNLLDEAQSRGLLEVGREENAGTYVYRDSAGGAPAVNRAPVDGGSRSASTRQPAAAETGDAPVGAGQEESRSRSGRKSRGGRKSGGEGRGTGQVAEQEAGGESAAAASEVSPVVSSAQPSAEAPAKAPAPSVPAAQSSATAPAAAQADAARQPGEQADAAKLDAMRADALARAQESKPVQPSRLPPMPKPLPQARQPLPAVNIAEWTFAQPAAENRSQPASKTPAKMSDPFEGGMARIAARDEAKAGKPVADTPAAAEPAADKPAAKRATTRSGPAAKKTAAKTASKTAPAAAAEPAAAASEAPAKPARKSAAKTASKAAPRARRASKTAEES, from the coding sequence ATGAATACCCCCAACGAAAACGTCAGCATGGCGCTTTTCTGTGATTTCGAGAACGTGGCGCTGGGCGTACGCGACACCAAGTACCAGAAGTTCGATATCCGGCCGGTGCTGGAACGGCTGCTGCTCAAGGGCAGCATCGTGGTCAAGAAGGCCTATTGCGACTGGGAGCGGTACAAGGAATTCAAGGCCCCCATGCACGAGGCCAATTTCGAACTTATCGAGATCCCGCACGTGCGCCAGTCGGGCAAGAATTCCGCCGACATCCGGTTGGTGGTCGACGCGCTGGACTTCTGCTACACCAAGTCCCACGTCAATACTTTCGTGATCATCAGCGGCGATTCCGATTTTTCGCCCCTGGTGTCCAAGCTGCGCGAGAACAACAAGAAAGTGATCGGCGTGGGCGTGAAGCAGTCCACCTCGGACTTGCTCATCGCCAACTGCGATGAATTCATCTTCTATGACGACCTGGCGCGCGAAGGCCAGCGCGCGGCGGACGCGCGCCGCGACAACCGTGGCGGCGCCGCCGCGGGCCAGCAGCGCCGCACGCCCGACGAGGAACGCCGCCGCAAGGAAGAGCTGGAGGCCCGCAAGACCCAGGCCGTGGAAATGGTCGCGGAAACCTTCGAGGCGCTCATGGCCGAACGCGGCGACAGCGGCAAGATCTGGGCGTCCGCCCTGAAGGACGCCCTCAAGCGCCGCCGCCCGGATTTCAACGAGTCCTACTACGGCTTTCGCGCCTTCGGCAACCTGCTGGACGAGGCGCAGTCGCGCGGCCTGCTGGAAGTCGGGCGCGAGGAAAACGCCGGCACCTATGTGTACCGCGACAGCGCAGGCGGCGCGCCGGCAGTGAACCGAGCCCCCGTCGATGGCGGATCCCGTTCTGCCTCGACTCGTCAGCCGGCGGCGGCTGAGACCGGCGACGCGCCAGTCGGAGCGGGTCAGGAAGAATCCCGTTCCCGCTCCGGCCGCAAATCGCGTGGCGGGCGCAAGTCGGGCGGCGAGGGCAGGGGAACCGGCCAGGTCGCCGAGCAGGAAGCCGGCGGTGAGAGCGCTGCCGCAGCCTCCGAAGTTTCGCCCGTGGTGTCTTCCGCGCAACCCTCGGCCGAAGCGCCGGCCAAGGCGCCGGCTCCAAGCGTGCCAGCCGCGCAATCGTCCGCTACCGCGCCGGCAGCCGCGCAGGCCGACGCCGCCCGGCAGCCCGGCGAACAAGCGGATGCCGCCAAGCTGGATGCCATGCGGGCCGACGCCCTGGCTCGGGCGCAGGAATCGAAGCCCGTCCAACCCTCGCGCCTGCCGCCCATGCCCAAGCCCTTGCCGCAGGCGCGTCAGCCGCTGCCGGCGGTGAACATCGCTGAATGGACCTTTGCCCAGCCTGCCGCGGAAAACCGCAGCCAGCCCGCGAGCAAGACGCCTGCCAAGATGTCCGACCCGTTCGAGGGCGGCATGGCCAGGATTGCCGCAAGGGACGAGGCCAAGGCCGGCAAGCCGGTCGCGGATACGCCTGCGGCGGCAGAACCCGCAGCCGACAAGCCCGCTGCGAAGCGGGCCACGACCCGCAGCGGTCCCGCCGCCAAGAAGACCGCGGCCAAGACCGCCTCCAAGACCGCGCCAGCGGCGGCGGCCGAGCCAGCGGCGGCGGCATCCGAAGCGCCCGCCAAGCCTGCCCGCAAGAGCGCCGCCAAGACCGCCAGCAAGGCGGCTCCCCGCGCGCGCCGGGCCAGCAAGACGGCCGAGGAATCCTGA
- a CDS encoding tripartite tricarboxylate transporter substrate binding protein, with the protein MLDFKRIAGLCAIGAACAFSAAAHAQADARAQAMTIVVPYGAGGIVDNTARAFAQKLAAELGRPVVVENRGGAGGMIGMNTVARAHDENTLAFTAVSPVTLSPHVMKTLYDPLKDLAPVASVMYSPVYLVGGPKFTGKTFQDMLVQAKADPGGLSLATAGVGSLGHLMLEQINGQTGVRITHVPYKGMAQMVPDALGGQFTLMLVNASGPVNALIDEGKLTLLAVGSPARLPGRPGTPTLAELGYPMANMTSTFGFFAPASTSPDFRQRMNGLINRIAAMPDINKPLTDALNIMSPGTVEQFTAQVQKEYADNGQIVKQANIRSE; encoded by the coding sequence ATGTTGGATTTCAAGCGGATCGCGGGGCTGTGCGCCATCGGCGCAGCCTGCGCGTTCTCTGCCGCCGCGCACGCGCAGGCCGACGCCCGGGCCCAGGCCATGACCATCGTCGTGCCCTATGGCGCGGGCGGCATCGTCGACAACACCGCGCGCGCCTTCGCGCAGAAGCTGGCGGCGGAACTGGGCCGGCCCGTGGTGGTCGAGAACCGCGGCGGCGCGGGCGGCATGATAGGCATGAACACGGTGGCGCGGGCCCACGACGAGAACACCTTGGCCTTTACCGCCGTCAGCCCCGTCACGCTGTCGCCGCATGTGATGAAGACGCTGTACGACCCCTTGAAGGATCTGGCGCCGGTGGCGTCTGTGATGTATTCGCCGGTCTATCTGGTCGGCGGCCCGAAGTTCACGGGCAAGACCTTCCAGGACATGCTGGTCCAGGCCAAGGCCGATCCCGGCGGCCTGTCGCTGGCGACGGCCGGCGTGGGGTCGCTGGGGCATTTGATGCTGGAGCAGATCAATGGCCAGACGGGCGTACGCATCACGCACGTGCCATACAAGGGCATGGCGCAGATGGTGCCCGACGCTCTCGGCGGCCAGTTCACGCTGATGCTGGTGAATGCCTCAGGTCCGGTCAATGCGCTGATCGACGAAGGCAAGCTCACGCTGCTGGCGGTGGGTTCGCCCGCCCGGCTGCCGGGACGGCCCGGCACGCCCACGCTGGCCGAACTGGGCTACCCCATGGCCAACATGACATCCACTTTCGGGTTTTTCGCGCCGGCCAGCACCAGTCCGGATTTCCGTCAGCGCATGAACGGCCTGATCAACCGCATCGCCGCCATGCCGGACATCAACAAGCCGCTGACGGACGCGCTGAACATCATGTCGCCCGGCACGGTGGAGCAGTTCACGGCCCAGGTGCAGAAGGAATATGCCGATAACGGCCAGATCGTGAAGCAGGCCAACATCCGCAGCGAATGA
- a CDS encoding AraC family transcriptional regulator has translation MALPAPNAPLLDPGRTRAGGGPRLIAVRSQDGALRHTAMHQHARGQLLGAYQGLLTVYAGDHQWVVASRQAVWIPPDVPHGLYSHGPYAGYSAYLSPAACAGLPAAPCVLHASDLLRAAVDRAASWSDSAIDPARSRVIEVIRDEIRTLPHAGRPLLLPRDARLQRLALALSDQPSDPRTQEEWAAAIGMSPRTLARRYLAETGLTLGAWRQRARLMRAQEMLAEGAAVTTVALELGYDNVSAFIAMFKRELGATPGRYGGPGG, from the coding sequence ATGGCACTGCCTGCTCCAAACGCTCCCCTGCTCGACCCCGGACGCACCCGCGCCGGCGGCGGCCCCAGGCTGATCGCCGTGCGCAGCCAGGACGGCGCGCTGCGCCATACCGCCATGCATCAGCATGCGCGGGGGCAGCTGTTGGGCGCCTATCAAGGCCTGCTGACGGTCTATGCGGGAGACCATCAATGGGTGGTGGCATCCCGACAGGCTGTCTGGATACCCCCCGACGTGCCGCACGGGCTGTACTCGCATGGTCCGTATGCCGGCTACAGCGCGTACTTGAGCCCGGCGGCGTGCGCGGGGCTGCCCGCCGCGCCCTGTGTGCTGCACGCCTCGGACTTGCTGCGGGCCGCCGTGGACCGCGCCGCTTCCTGGAGCGACAGCGCCATCGACCCGGCGCGCAGCCGCGTGATCGAGGTGATCCGGGATGAGATCAGAACCCTGCCGCATGCCGGCCGGCCCCTGCTCCTGCCGCGCGACGCGCGGCTGCAGCGCTTGGCGCTTGCGCTATCGGACCAACCTTCGGACCCCCGGACACAGGAGGAATGGGCCGCCGCCATCGGCATGTCGCCGCGCACGCTGGCGCGCCGTTACCTGGCGGAAACCGGTCTGACCCTGGGCGCCTGGCGGCAGCGCGCCCGCCTGATGCGGGCGCAGGAGATGCTGGCCGAAGGCGCGGCCGTGACCACAGTGGCCTTGGAGCTGGGCTATGACAACGTCAGCGCCTTCATTGCCATGTTCAAGCGCGAACTGGGCGCCACGCCGGGCCGTTACGGCGGCCCGGGCGGTTAA
- a CDS encoding DUF523 domain-containing protein: MQYVLVSSCLLGNPVRYDGRGVSHDNAVLARWRDEGRVVAVCPEMAGGMPVPRPPAEIEPDSDAAAVLAGRARVMAVSGEDVTAPFVHGAQAALEAARKHGIGIAVLKEGSPSCGSGYVYDGHFAGRKQPGVGVTAELLARAGLRVFSEKQWDEAQACLAGLEAADGRWDGR; encoded by the coding sequence ATGCAATACGTTCTGGTCAGTTCCTGTCTGTTGGGCAACCCCGTGCGCTACGACGGACGCGGCGTGTCCCATGACAACGCCGTGCTGGCCCGCTGGCGGGACGAGGGCCGGGTGGTGGCGGTCTGTCCGGAAATGGCGGGCGGCATGCCGGTTCCGCGCCCGCCCGCCGAGATCGAGCCGGACTCGGACGCCGCCGCCGTGTTGGCTGGCCGCGCCCGGGTGATGGCGGTGTCGGGCGAGGACGTCACCGCCCCCTTCGTGCACGGCGCGCAAGCGGCGCTGGAAGCCGCGCGCAAGCATGGCATCGGCATCGCGGTACTGAAGGAGGGCAGTCCTTCTTGCGGCAGCGGCTACGTGTACGACGGCCATTTCGCCGGCCGCAAGCAGCCCGGCGTGGGCGTGACGGCCGAACTGCTGGCCCGTGCCGGCCTGCGCGTCTTCAGTGAAAAGCAATGGGATGAGGCCCAGGCCTGTCTGGCCGGCCTGGAGGCGGCGGATGGGCGTTGGGATGGGCGCTGA